One window of the Canis aureus isolate CA01 chromosome 1, VMU_Caureus_v.1.0, whole genome shotgun sequence genome contains the following:
- the CARNMT1 gene encoding carnosine N-methyltransferase isoform X2: protein MMALKVFNCTSMHERVNRTERQFRSLPDNQQKLLPQFLLHLDKIRKCIDHNQEILLTIVNDCIHMFENKEYGEDGNGKIMPASTFDMDKLKSTLKQFVRDWSETGKAEREACYQPIIKEILKNFPKERWDPSKVNILVPGAGLGRLAWEIAMLGYACQGNEWSFFMLFSSNFVLNRCSEINKYKLYPWIHQFSNNRRSADQIRPISFPDVDPHSLPPGSNFSMTAGDFQEIYSECNTWDCIATCFFIDTAHNVIDYIDTIWKILKPGGIWINLGPLLYHFENLANELSIELSYEDIKNVVLQYGFQVEVEKESVLSTYTVNDLSMMKYYYECVLFVVRKPQ, encoded by the exons CACCAGTATGCATGAGCGAGTGAACCGAACAGAAAGACAATTTCGATCACTTCCAGATAATCAACAGAAACTacttcctcagtttcttcttcactTGGACAAGATTCGGAAATGCATTGATCATAATCAAGAAATACTACTGACCATTGTGAATGATTGCATACATatgtttgaaaataaagaatatggAGAAGAT GGGAATGGAAAGATTATGCCAGCATCTACATTTGACATGGATAAATTAAAATCCACACTGAAACAGTTTGTGAGAGACTGGAGTGAAACCGGGAAAGCAGAGAGGGAAGCCTGCTACCAGCCaatcattaaagaaattttaaaaaattttccaaaagagAGATG GGATCCTTCTAAAGTAAATATTCTGGTACCTGGTGCTGGACTAGGAAGACTGGCCTGGGAAATAGCTATGCTAGGTTATGCTTGTCAAGGAAATGAATGGAGTTTTTTTATGCTCTTTTCTTCCAACTTTGTACTCAACAg ATgttctgaaattaataaatataagctTTATCCCTGGATCCATCAGTTTAGCAATAACCGGAGGTCAGCTGATCAGATTCGACCCATCTCTTTCCCCGATGTTGACCCCCACAGTCTTCCTCCTGGTTCTAACTTTTCCATGACTGCAGGAGATTTTCAGGAGATCTACTCAGAATGCA ATACCTGGGACTGTATTGCTACCTGTTTCTTCATAGACACAGCTCACAATGTAATTGATTATATTGATACGATATGGAAAATTCTCAAGCCAGGTGGAATTTGGATAAATCTAG GTCCTCTGCTGTACCACTTTGAGAATTTGGCAAATGAACTTTCCATAGAATTGAGCTATGAAGATATAAAAAATGTCGTTCTGCAGTATGGATTCCAGGTAGAG GTGGAAAAAGAATCTGTCTTGTCAACATATACTGTGAATGATCTCTCCATGATGAAATACTACTATGAATGTGTCTTGTTTGTGGTCCGTAAACCACAGTAA
- the CARNMT1 gene encoding carnosine N-methyltransferase isoform X3 — MHERVNRTERQFRSLPDNQQKLLPQFLLHLDKIRKCIDHNQEILLTIVNDCIHMFENKEYGEDGNGKIMPASTFDMDKLKSTLKQFVRDWSETGKAEREACYQPIIKEILKNFPKERWDPSKVNILVPGAGLGRLAWEIAMLGYACQGNEWSFFMLFSSNFVLNRCSEINKYKLYPWIHQFSNNRRSADQIRPISFPDVDPHSLPPGSNFSMTAGDFQEIYSECNTWDCIATCFFIDTAHNVIDYIDTIWKILKPGGIWINLGPLLYHFENLANELSIELSYEDIKNVVLQYGFQVEVEKESVLSTYTVNDLSMMKYYYECVLFVVRKPQ; from the exons ATGCATGAGCGAGTGAACCGAACAGAAAGACAATTTCGATCACTTCCAGATAATCAACAGAAACTacttcctcagtttcttcttcactTGGACAAGATTCGGAAATGCATTGATCATAATCAAGAAATACTACTGACCATTGTGAATGATTGCATACATatgtttgaaaataaagaatatggAGAAGAT GGGAATGGAAAGATTATGCCAGCATCTACATTTGACATGGATAAATTAAAATCCACACTGAAACAGTTTGTGAGAGACTGGAGTGAAACCGGGAAAGCAGAGAGGGAAGCCTGCTACCAGCCaatcattaaagaaattttaaaaaattttccaaaagagAGATG GGATCCTTCTAAAGTAAATATTCTGGTACCTGGTGCTGGACTAGGAAGACTGGCCTGGGAAATAGCTATGCTAGGTTATGCTTGTCAAGGAAATGAATGGAGTTTTTTTATGCTCTTTTCTTCCAACTTTGTACTCAACAg ATgttctgaaattaataaatataagctTTATCCCTGGATCCATCAGTTTAGCAATAACCGGAGGTCAGCTGATCAGATTCGACCCATCTCTTTCCCCGATGTTGACCCCCACAGTCTTCCTCCTGGTTCTAACTTTTCCATGACTGCAGGAGATTTTCAGGAGATCTACTCAGAATGCA ATACCTGGGACTGTATTGCTACCTGTTTCTTCATAGACACAGCTCACAATGTAATTGATTATATTGATACGATATGGAAAATTCTCAAGCCAGGTGGAATTTGGATAAATCTAG GTCCTCTGCTGTACCACTTTGAGAATTTGGCAAATGAACTTTCCATAGAATTGAGCTATGAAGATATAAAAAATGTCGTTCTGCAGTATGGATTCCAGGTAGAG GTGGAAAAAGAATCTGTCTTGTCAACATATACTGTGAATGATCTCTCCATGATGAAATACTACTATGAATGTGTCTTGTTTGTGGTCCGTAAACCACAGTAA